The Lycium ferocissimum isolate CSIRO_LF1 chromosome 1, AGI_CSIRO_Lferr_CH_V1, whole genome shotgun sequence genome includes a region encoding these proteins:
- the LOC132029742 gene encoding amino acid transporter AVT6C-like, with the protein MIWRTVFNVSTSIIGAGIMSVPATMKVLGVIPAFMLIVLVALLVDISVDFMLRFTHAGQSTTYAGLMKENFGKIGSVAAQICVTISTLGCLIIYLIIIGDVLSGHGEHLGVLQEWFGIHWWNSRDLAILFIVLFVILPLVLYRRVESLWFSSAIAVILAIVFVGICSVMAILAIIKGETVRPRMLPELKDSTSFFNLFTAIPVIVTAFTFHFNVHPIGIELGKPATMTTAVKISLSFCAAIYFSIGIFGYLLFGDSIMPDILVNFDKSSGASAISSILNDIVRLSYALHLMLVFPLLNFSLRANIDELIFPKNDLLAANAKRFMYLTLVLLAFSYIAAIAIPSIWYIFQFLGSTSNVCLAFIFPGAIALRDVHGLSTRKDKMIAVVMIFLAVATSLITIATNIYNITGNSS; encoded by the exons ATGATATGGAGGACAGTGTTCAACGTGTCAACAAGTATTATTGGTGCAGGAATTATGTCAGTCCCAGCAACTATGAAGGTCTTAGGTGTCATTCCTGCATTCATGTTGATTGTTCTGGTTGCTCTATTAGTGGACATATCGGTAGATTTCATGTTGAGGTTTACGCATGCCGGCCAATCGACCACGTACGCTGGATTGATGAAAGAGAACTTTGGAAAGATAGGTTCCGTGGCAGCACAAATTTGTGTAACGATCTCCACTCTTGGTTGCTTGATCATATACCTCATTATTATCG GAGATGTACTTTCTGGACATGGAGAACATCTTGGTGTTCTTCAAGAATGGTTTGGGATACATTGGTGGAATTCGCGTGATTTAGCAATCTTATTCATTGTCTTGTTTGTTATTCTTCCTCTAGTCCTATATCGGCGTGTAG AATCTTTGTGGTTCAGCTCAGCAATTGCAGTTATCCTAGCAATTGTATTTGTTGGTATATGTTCTGTAATGGCAATCCTTGCAATTATAAAAGGAGAAACAGTAAGGCCAAGAATGCTACCGGAGCTAAAAGATAGCACTTCCTTCTTTAATCTTTTCACTGCTATCCCTGTTATTGTAACAGCTTTTACATTTCACTTCAATG TTCATCCTATTGGAATTGAGCTGGGGAAACCTGCAACCATGACCACTGCAGTCAAAATTTCACTATCATTTTGTGCAGCCATCTATTTTTCAATTGGCATTTTTGGATACCTTTTGTTTGGAGATTCAATCATGCCAGACATACTTGTAAATTTTGATAAGTCCTCCGGCGCTTCAGCAATAAGTTCCATTCTAAATGACATAGTTCGTCTAAGCTATGCACTTCACCTAATGTTGGTATTTCCACTCTTAAATTTCTCTCTAAGGGCCAATATCGACGAACTCATATTCCCTAAGAATGATTTACTGGCAGCTAACGCCAAAAGATTCATGTATCTTACATTGGTCTTGTTAGCTTTCTCGTATATAGCTGCAATTGCTATACCATCCATATGGTACATTTTCCAGTTCCTGGGATCAACTTCAAATGTTTGCCTTGCCTTTATATTCCCAGGTGCAATTGCTCTAAG AGATGTCCATGGTTTATCTACAAGAAAAGACAAGATGATCGCAGTGGTTATGATTTTTTTAGCTGTTGCGACGAGCCTTATAACCATTGCTACCAACATCTACAACATTACTGGAAATAGTTCataa